The sequence ATCGAGCTGGGCGGCGAAGACGAGAAGATCACGTACCTGAGAAATGGTGTCGATCAGCGTATGAATGGCGCATGCGCAGGCGGCACGGGCGCATTCATCGACCGTATGGCATCTCTTCTTTCTGTCGATGCAGCAGGCCTTGGCAAGATGGCGGAGAAGGCGAAGGAAATCTATCCGATCGCTTCCCGCTGCGGCGTTTTCGCCAAGACAGATATCCAGGCGCTTTTGAATGAAGGCGTCTCTCATGAAGACATTGCGCTGTCCGTTTTCCAGTCCGTCGTCAATCAGACGATTTCCGGCCTGACCTGCGGACGCCCGATCCACGGCAAGGTGGCATTCCTTGGCGGTCCTTTGACGTTCCAGCCGATTCTTCGCGAACGTTTTCAGAAGACGCTGGATATCAAGGACGAGGATATGATCGTTCCGGAACACGGCGAACTGTATGTCGCTATCGGCGCTGCTGTTTCCGCCTGCCACGACAAGCCGCTCGATCTTGACAGCTGGCTGACGAAGGTGGAAAACTCGGAAGAGTCTGATCTGGGCAATGCCAAGACGCTCCCGCCGCTCTTTGCAACGGAAGAAGATTACAAGGAATTCAAGGAACGCCATGCTCGTTTCCATGCGCCGAGAGCCGATATTTCCCAGGCAAAGGGCCCGGTATGGCTTGGTATCGACGCCGGATCCACGACGATCAAGGCTGTCCTTCTCGACAGGGAAGGCAATATCCTTTATGAATACTATGCAGGAAATAAGGGTACTCCGCTGAACGGTGCCAGAAAGATTCTGACGGACCTCTATGACAAGCTCCCGAAGGAAGCCGTCATCTGCGGCGCGGGTGTCACCGGTTACGGCGAAGAGCTGATCAAGAGAGCGCTCGAAGCGGATGTAGGCGAAGTCGAAACGATGGCGCACTACAGAGGCGCCAAGCACTTCCTGCCGGATGTTTCCACGATTCTGGATATCGGCGGCCAGGATATGAAGTGCTGCCGCATCAAGGACGGCGCTGTCGATGACATTCTTCTGAATGAAGCATGCTCCTCCGGCTGCGGTTCCTTCCTCGATACATTTGCACAGTCCCTTGGCATGGACGTCAAGGAATTCGCGCGCATCGCACTGACAGCCAGGCACCCGGTCGATCTAGGCTCCCGCTGCACGGTCTTCATGAACTCCCGTGTCCGTGAAGCGCAGAAGAACGGCGTATCGGTCGCAGACATTTCTGCCGGCCTTTCCTATTCCGTCATCAAGAATGCGCTGTACAAAGTCATCCGCCTGCGCACAGCGGCTGATCTTGGCAACAAGGTCGTCGTCCAGGGCGGTACGTTCTATAATGATGCTGTCCTCCGCGCACTGGAACTGCTCCTCGGCTGCCACGTCATCCGTCCGGATGTCGCAGGGCTGATGGGCGCTTACGGTATTGCGCTGATTACAAAAGATAAATGTCCGGAAGGCCATGTGACCTCGCTCGTCACCCCTGAAAAACTGAAGAGCCTGTCGCTGACGAATGAAATGAAACGCTGCCCGGGATGCGGCAACCACTGCATGGTTACAATCACCCGCTTCAGCGACGGACGTGCCTTCGTTTCCGGCAACCGCTGCGAAAGAGGCGCTGCCATCATGCTGACCGGCAAGAGTGCTCCTCATTCCACGCTCCCGAATATTTACCGCTGGAAGTACGACGAGATCTGGCACAGGAAGTCCCTGACACCGGGCCAGGCCAAGAGGGGCACCGTCGGCATTCCGCGTACGATGAACATGTACGAAGATTTCCCGTACTGGCATGCTTTCTTCACGAAGCTCGGCTACCGTGTCGTCACATCCAGCGAACAGCTGCGTGACATCCCGACCGAAGCGATGGAAACGATTCCTTCGTATTCCGAATGCTTCCCGGCCAAGCTCGCCCATGCGCATGTCTATGACCTTGCCAAGCACCATCCGGATTTCATCTGGTATCCGTGCATCGACAAGGGCCCGGACGAAGGCAGCACGAACAGCTACAACTGCCCGATGGTTGCTTCGTATCCGGAAAACATCCAGGCGAATATGGACGAAGTCCTCTCCAAATACAAGACCACATTCTATCATCCGTTCCTTCCGCTCCATGCGCCCAAGCAGCTCTACGGCCGCCTGAAAGAATTCTTCAAGCCGATGGGCATTTCCGGCGATGAACTCAAAGCTGCCATGAATGCAGGCGAAATGGCAGAAGATGCATACAGGAAATCGCTCCGCGATGAGACAAAACGCATCCTGCAGGAAATCCATGACAAGCACCTGATCGGCATCGTGCTGGCAGGCCGTCCGTACCATGTCGATCCGACGGTCAACCATTCGATTCCTGATCTCATCAACCAGCTGGGCATGGCTGTCCTTTCTGAAGACGGCGTATCCATGGTGGGCGGCGAATTCCCGAATCTGCGTGTCATGAACCAGTGGACCTGGCACAGCCGTCTGTACAAGGCAGCTGACTACGTCACACGCCATCCGGATCTTGAGCTCGTCGAACTGAACTCCTTCGGCTGCGGCCTTGATGCCGTCGTCACCGATCAGGTACAGGAAATCATGAGCAAGAGAGACCGTCTCTACACCTGCCTCAAGATCGACCAGAGCTTGAACCTCGGCGCTGTCCGTATCCGTCTCCGTTCGCTGAAAGCCGCTATCCAGGAAAGAATCCAGGACAGCGAGCACGTACCGGAAATCCATTATCCTAAGGCACAGTTCACCGAGGAAATGAAGAACGACAAGGATTACACGATTCTCGTTCCTGAAATGTCCCCGATCCACTTCCCGATCATCCAGGCTGCTGCAAGGGCTGCCGGCTACAATGTCAAAGTCCTTTCCCCGGTCCGTGCGGATATCGATGAAGGGCTGGCTTCGGTCAACAATGATGCCTGCTACCCGGCCATCATCACGATCGGCTCCCTCATGCGCGCACTGAAATCGGGCGAGTATGACCTGAACCGCACCGCACTCATGATGTCCCAGACGGGCGGCATGTGCCGTGCTTCGAACTATATCGGATTCATCCACAAGGCGCTCGATGAAGCAGGCCTGTCCCAGATTCCGGTCATTTCCCTGAACACGCAGGGCTTTGAACCGCAGCCTGGCTTCAAGTTCTCGCTGTCCCTGGCAACGAACCTTGTCCAGGCAGTCATTTACGGCGATGCCCTGCAGCAGTGCCTCTACCGCACGCGTCCGTATGAACTGACACCGGGCAGCGCGGAAATCCTCTGCCGCGACTGGCAGAACCGCTGCTGCGAATCCATCCTCAAGGGTGAATCCTTCCGCAAGTACAAGAAGAACCTTGCCAATATCATCAAGGACTTCGACCGCCTGCCGCTCAACGACAGTTCGCGCCGTCCGAGAATCGGCATCGTCGGTGAGATTTACGTCAAGTTCAGCCCGATCGCATCCAACGATATCGTCCATGCGATTGAAGCGAATGGCGGGGAAG is a genomic window of Veillonellaceae bacterium containing:
- a CDS encoding acyl-CoA dehydratase activase; this translates as MKPVIHVGIDVGSTTVKVVALSPYLKLLFGRYQRHMSDIRSATISLLKELQKDYSGYRITASISGSGGMGLAKMMGLPFCQEILAETKAIRTFNPDTDVIIELGGEDEKITYLRNGVDQRMNGACAGGTGAFIDRMASLLSVDAAGLGKMAEKAKEIYPIASRCGVFAKTDIQALLNEGVSHEDIALSVFQSVVNQTISGLTCGRPIHGKVAFLGGPLTFQPILRERFQKTLDIKDEDMIVPEHGELYVAIGAAVSACHDKPLDLDSWLTKVENSEESDLGNAKTLPPLFATEEDYKEFKERHARFHAPRADISQAKGPVWLGIDAGSTTIKAVLLDREGNILYEYYAGNKGTPLNGARKILTDLYDKLPKEAVICGAGVTGYGEELIKRALEADVGEVETMAHYRGAKHFLPDVSTILDIGGQDMKCCRIKDGAVDDILLNEACSSGCGSFLDTFAQSLGMDVKEFARIALTARHPVDLGSRCTVFMNSRVREAQKNGVSVADISAGLSYSVIKNALYKVIRLRTAADLGNKVVVQGGTFYNDAVLRALELLLGCHVIRPDVAGLMGAYGIALITKDKCPEGHVTSLVTPEKLKSLSLTNEMKRCPGCGNHCMVTITRFSDGRAFVSGNRCERGAAIMLTGKSAPHSTLPNIYRWKYDEIWHRKSLTPGQAKRGTVGIPRTMNMYEDFPYWHAFFTKLGYRVVTSSEQLRDIPTEAMETIPSYSECFPAKLAHAHVYDLAKHHPDFIWYPCIDKGPDEGSTNSYNCPMVASYPENIQANMDEVLSKYKTTFYHPFLPLHAPKQLYGRLKEFFKPMGISGDELKAAMNAGEMAEDAYRKSLRDETKRILQEIHDKHLIGIVLAGRPYHVDPTVNHSIPDLINQLGMAVLSEDGVSMVGGEFPNLRVMNQWTWHSRLYKAADYVTRHPDLELVELNSFGCGLDAVVTDQVQEIMSKRDRLYTCLKIDQSLNLGAVRIRLRSLKAAIQERIQDSEHVPEIHYPKAQFTEEMKNDKDYTILVPEMSPIHFPIIQAAARAAGYNVKVLSPVRADIDEGLASVNNDACYPAIITIGSLMRALKSGEYDLNRTALMMSQTGGMCRASNYIGFIHKALDEAGLSQIPVISLNTQGFEPQPGFKFSLSLATNLVQAVIYGDALQQCLYRTRPYELTPGSAEILCRDWQNRCCESILKGESFRKYKKNLANIIKDFDRLPLNDSSRRPRIGIVGEIYVKFSPIASNDIVHAIEANGGEAETSGMLDFFLYGSLDSHFQRKFMDGSMREDLKDTFSRYILEWYRKPLEKAVKNSKRFHEITSIEKMAKRASQYLSLGNRAGEGWFLTADMIDLLYHECRGVVCLQPFACLPNHITGEGMVHKLHSAYPEAVFLALDCDASASEVNQANRLKLMMSALTEKSESKDDLSFVRKTVSLRKGTAL